The Cannabis sativa cultivar Pink pepper isolate KNU-18-1 unplaced genomic scaffold, ASM2916894v1 Contig3, whole genome shotgun sequence genome window below encodes:
- the LOC133033257 gene encoding myb-related protein 308-like produces the protein MGRSPCCEKAHTNKGAWTKEEDDRLIAYIRAHGEGCWRSLPKAAGLLRCGKSCRLRWINYLRPDLKRGNFTEEEDELIIKLHSLLGNKWSLIAGRLPGRTDNEIKNYWNTHIRRKLLNRGIDPATHRPLNESGQETTNTSTTTSATAATNTTAGTNTTTTISFGASVVKEEEKTTSVLLLNPVHQEQCPDLNLELRISPPYPPHQQQQRQQPDQLKSGGASLCFACSLGLQNSKECCCTISSMDSNNPSTSVGYDFLGLKSGVLDYRSLEMK, from the exons ATGGGAAGGTCTCCTTGTTGTGAGAAAGCTCACACAAACAAAGGAGCGTGGactaaagaagaagatgatcgaCTTATTGCATACATAAGGGCTCACGGCGAGGGTTGCTGGCGTTCACTACCTAAAGCCGCCGGTCTCCTAAGGTGTGGCAAGAGTTGTAGACTTCGTTGGATTAATTACCTTAGACCTGACCTCAAACGTGGAAACTTTacagaagaagaagacgaaCTCATCATCAAGCTCCATAGTCTCCTTGGAAACAa ATGGTCTTTAATAGCTGGAAGACTACCTGGAAGAACAGACAATGAGATAAAGAACTACTGGAACACCCACATAAGAAGAAAGCTTTTGAACAGAGGAATTGACCCTGCAACACACCGACCACTGAACGAGTCAGGTCAAGAGACGACTAATACTTCGACCACCACAAGCGCCACCGCAGCCACCAACACCACCGCCGGTACCAACACAACCACCACAATATCGTTTGGTGCTTCTGTTGttaaagaagaagagaaaacgaCAAGTGTTCTGTTGTTAAACCCAGTTCATCAAGAACAGTGTCCTGACCTGAACCTTGAGCTAAGAATTAGCCCTCCTTATCCGCcgcatcaacaacaacaacgcCAGCAGCCTGACCAATTGAAGAGCGGCGGTGCTTCTCTCTGCTTCGCCTGTAGTTTGGGTTTGCAGAACAGTAAAGAGTGTTGCTGTACAATTTCAAGTATGGATAGCAATAACCCAAGCACCAGTGTTGGTTATGATTTCTTGGGTTTGAAATCTGGTGTTTTGGATTACAGAAGCTTGGAAATGAAatag